The window GGGACTGCTCTCTGTCCCACGGGCAGCCGTCGGGAGCGCGAAGTGTGTCGACGAGACGCTCGAGCCTTGCCAACCGGTCGTCCATCGGGGAAGTCTACGACGAGTGGGCGCGGCCGTCGCCGAGAAGTGAGAGATTCCGCACGGCTTGTTGATGAAATCAGCCGCTTGCTACGATTGCCCCGGAGAGGAGCCCGATCCGTGGACGACAAAATCAAGGTAACCGACAAACGCATGTTCACCGCCGAAGGCGAGCTTCGCGAAGACCGCCGGAATAGAGGAGCCGGTGAGGACGTGTCCGGCGACGGTCCCGACCAAGAGACCACACGGCCGTTGACGGCCGAGGCGGCCTCGCCCGAACCTTCGAAGCGCTCGGCACCAAAGGGAAGGCCGGCTCCGGGTGGGGAGCTGCCGTCGCCGACCTTCACCGACCTGGTCGGGCTTCTGGCTCAGCCGATTGCGATGTTTTTGGGGGACGCCAGCATGCCGGGCGCCGAGGCGGAGGAGAATCTTCCGCTCGCCAGGTTTCACATCGACCTCCTCGAGCTCGTCCAGACCAAGACCAAGGGCAACATCAGCTCTGAGGAAGCGCAGCTGCTCGAGAGCCTGCTCTACCAGATGCGGATGCGGTACGTGGAGAAGGCGGGATAGAACGTGGTCGGCGATCCCAGCCGGGGGTTCCCTCGCGCCCTGCGAGCGGTGATTCTCTCGACGGTCCTGCTGACGGCCGCGTCCGGGACCTTGCCCGCTCAGGAGAGGGAGAGCTTTCCGCTGCGTGATGATGTTCGGCAAAAGCTCAACTCCCTACAAGAGTCCTGGATAGAATGGCTGACTTCGGTCCAGGCGGGAGACGCGGCGCGCGCAGTGCGCCAGGCCGACAATTTGGTTTCGAGCGCGAAGAACCTGGGCCTGCCGCGTCTACCCGAGCTTTCCATCGCGGCAGCGGCGCGGGCGGAGCGCTTCGCCCGGGAAGGCGACTTGGACGGCGCCGAGCTGAGCCTCGCCGCCGCCGAGCTCCTGGATCCGGACCGGGCGGAGACCGCCTTCGCTCGTGCGACGGTTCGAGGACTTCGCGGCGAGCGTCTTGGCGCCCTGATGTCGACCTTTCGTGGCTACTGGCTCTCGCTCTTCGACCCCCTGTACCGGTATGTCCTGCTCGGAGATGTGCTGCTCTGGTGCCTGGCGATCGTCACGTTGCTCGTTGCGGGGCTGGTCTCCATCCAGTGGACGACACGCGGGGTCCTCCTGTTTCGCGACCTGGTTCGCTTCTTCGAGCGTTCGGTGCCACCGCTAGTCTCCTACGCGCTGACCATCACCCTCTTGCTGTGGCCGGTGTTGCTGCCCGCGGGGCTCCTGTGGCTAGCGCTGTACTGGTCGGTGCTCGCTTGGGGCTACGGCAATCGTTGGGAGAAGCTCGCGATGATAGCCGCCTGGATCGTGCTCGGTCTCGCTCCGCTTCTGGTCAGCGAGCAGATCCGCAGGATGAACCTCGATACGATCGCTCCGGTTCGGGCGATGCAAAGCGCTGCGCAGGGGCGTCTTGTCGGGTCACTCTTTCACGATCTCGGCCCACTGTCCGAGCAATTGCCCGACAGTGTCGCCCTGCGCCACTTTCTGGCCGACCTCCACCTGAGCATTCACCAATGGGAGCTGGCGCGGAATCTCTACCGGGAGGTGCTCGCAGCCGAGCCCGGAAATGCCGCTGCCGCCAGCGATCTCGGCACCTGCTACTTCTACGAAGGTAATCTCGAGCAGGCGATCCGTTTCTTGGAGCAGGCGACGAGCTTCGATGCGACACTCGCCGAGGCGTACTTCAATCTCAGCCGCTCGCTTTCGGAGGAATACCGGTTCGACGAGTCGGAAGAGGCACTGCGCAGGGCCAGTGCCCTCGATGCGGTCGGGGTGAGTGCCTGGATCCGAACCGCGGACCGTAGCGAAATCGTGATGGCCGGCGGTGGCTTCAATCGGCAGGCCGAGATCCGCGCAGAGTTAGCCGCGCAGTGGCGCGACCGAGAGGCGAACTCGGACCTCTTCGCCCTCTGGCGCAGAACGATGTCCTTGCCGCTGGCACTGATCTTCGTGTTTCCGGCGATTCTGCTCTACTTCATCTCGACCAAGGTGGGGAATCGGTCGCGGCGAATCGAACGCGGCTGGCTGGCAGAGCCCTTCGAGACGCTTCGGCGAGTCCTGCTGCCGGGCTTCACGGAGGCCGAGGAGGACCGCTGGCGCAGCGCTTTTGTTGCGTTGCTGGTACCCCTCCTTCTCGTGGGAATCCCCTTCTGGGCCCGGGTCACCTATGGGGTCCCATGGGCTCTGATTCCGCCGCCGGTCGGGCTCGGATTCCTGCCGCTCGTCGGCCTGCTGGTTTACTTGCTGGTTCGCGGTTTGCGGATTCTGCGGAGGGGCCGCTCGAGAAGCGGTTGAGAGCAATGGAAGGAACCCTCGAAAACAAGGCCTTGGTCAACGCGCTGCGCAAGCTGCAGCGAGAACGGGCTACGGGAATTCTCACGGTCCAGGGCGAGGACGAGATCATCGCGTTCTCGCTTCTGGAGGGGACCGTGGTTTCCGCGGACGCACTCAACCAGTCGCTCGAAGACGGGCTTGGTGAGGTGTTGATCAGAGAGAGCTTGATCGACGGCGAGGATTTCGCTGGGTTGGTCGCCGAATACCAGGCCGGTGGCGGGCGAGTGACCGAGCTGTTGCTCGAGCGCTCGTATCTGACTCGGGAGCAGCTTCTCGGCGCTTTGCGGCGTCTGACCTACCGGCTCAGCCGCCAGGCGCTGACCTGGAAGCACGGTGAGTACCGCTTCTACCAGGGCGACGACGTCGCTTACGAAACCGGAATCATCCCGCTTGGGATCGACGAGCTGTTGGTTCGCGCGACCGACGATCTCGAGACCGCGGGACCGTTCGGAGGTCATGTCGTCCTGCCGGAGCAGGTCTACGAGTCGGTGCTCGGAACAGGGTCCGACGGCGCGCTTCCCAATGAGGTCCTCGAGGAAGAGCGGCCGGAGGCGGAAACGCTCTATCGAGGCCTCGACGGGCAGCGCACCGTGGCTCGGATCGCCGAAGAGGTAGAG is drawn from bacterium and contains these coding sequences:
- a CDS encoding DUF1844 domain-containing protein gives rise to the protein MFTAEGELREDRRNRGAGEDVSGDGPDQETTRPLTAEAASPEPSKRSAPKGRPAPGGELPSPTFTDLVGLLAQPIAMFLGDASMPGAEAEENLPLARFHIDLLELVQTKTKGNISSEEAQLLESLLYQMRMRYVEKAG
- a CDS encoding tetratricopeptide repeat protein → MVGDPSRGFPRALRAVILSTVLLTAASGTLPAQERESFPLRDDVRQKLNSLQESWIEWLTSVQAGDAARAVRQADNLVSSAKNLGLPRLPELSIAAAARAERFAREGDLDGAELSLAAAELLDPDRAETAFARATVRGLRGERLGALMSTFRGYWLSLFDPLYRYVLLGDVLLWCLAIVTLLVAGLVSIQWTTRGVLLFRDLVRFFERSVPPLVSYALTITLLLWPVLLPAGLLWLALYWSVLAWGYGNRWEKLAMIAAWIVLGLAPLLVSEQIRRMNLDTIAPVRAMQSAAQGRLVGSLFHDLGPLSEQLPDSVALRHFLADLHLSIHQWELARNLYREVLAAEPGNAAAASDLGTCYFYEGNLEQAIRFLEQATSFDATLAEAYFNLSRSLSEEYRFDESEEALRRASALDAVGVSAWIRTADRSEIVMAGGGFNRQAEIRAELAAQWRDREANSDLFALWRRTMSLPLALIFVFPAILLYFISTKVGNRSRRIERGWLAEPFETLRRVLLPGFTEAEEDRWRSAFVALLVPLLLVGIPFWARVTYGVPWALIPPPVGLGFLPLVGLLVYLLVRGLRILRRGRSRSG